A genome region from Chlorobaculum tepidum TLS includes the following:
- the hisF gene encoding imidazole glycerol phosphate synthase subunit HisF translates to MLAKRIIPCLDVRDGRVVKGINFEGLRDAGSILEQARFYNNEMADELVFLDISASLESRRTTLEEVLKVSGEVFIPLTVGGGISSVERAHDAFLHGADKVSVNTAAVSEPELISRIAEKFGSQAVVVAIDVKKVDGRYIVHTHSGKKPTEYEAVEWAHKVQELGAGEILLTSMDRDGTQEGYDNEILKMISTTVHIPVIASGGAGNLEHLYRGFTDGHADAALAASIFHFRTYSIRQAKEYLRERGITVRL, encoded by the coding sequence ATGTTAGCCAAACGCATCATACCCTGCCTTGACGTCCGCGACGGACGGGTGGTTAAAGGCATCAACTTCGAAGGCCTCAGGGATGCCGGTTCGATTCTCGAACAGGCCCGCTTTTATAACAATGAAATGGCCGACGAGCTGGTCTTTCTCGACATCTCCGCGTCGCTGGAATCAAGAAGGACAACCCTCGAAGAGGTACTGAAAGTTTCAGGCGAGGTGTTCATTCCGCTCACGGTCGGCGGCGGTATCAGCTCGGTCGAGCGGGCGCACGACGCGTTCCTGCACGGCGCGGACAAGGTGTCGGTCAACACCGCCGCCGTCAGCGAGCCGGAGTTGATCTCGCGCATCGCCGAAAAGTTCGGCTCGCAGGCGGTGGTGGTGGCGATTGATGTGAAAAAGGTCGATGGGCGGTACATCGTTCATACTCATTCGGGCAAAAAGCCGACGGAGTACGAAGCGGTTGAATGGGCACACAAGGTGCAGGAACTCGGCGCGGGCGAGATTCTCCTGACCAGCATGGATCGCGACGGCACGCAGGAGGGCTACGACAACGAAATTCTCAAAATGATCTCGACCACCGTACACATTCCGGTGATCGCCTCCGGCGGCGCAGGCAACCTCGAACATCTCTACCGGGGATTTACGGATGGCCACGCCGACGCTGCGCTCGCGGCCTCGATCTTCCACTTCCGCACCTACTCGATCCGGCAGGCCAAGGAGTACCTGCGCGAACGGGGAATCACGGTCAGGCTCTGA